In one window of Rathayibacter caricis DSM 15933 DNA:
- the modA gene encoding molybdate ABC transporter substrate-binding protein, with product MLRVRSLAALSAVALTGSLAGCSPSTDPDAAPEPRGITVFAAASLTGVFTELADEFEAANPGTTVELSFAGSSDLATQIENGAPADVFASADTATMRTVQEAGLTAADPVPFATNVLEIAVPPGNPAGVRSLADLAREGVATVVCAPQVPCGAAADAVERAAGLTIEPVSEESSVTDVLGKVRSGEADAGLVYVTDIRAAGDDVLGVPFAEAEQAVNTYPIAPLADSEAAAAFTAFVTGDAGRAVLAAAGFGAP from the coding sequence ATGCTCCGCGTCCGCTCCCTCGCCGCCCTCTCCGCGGTGGCTCTGACGGGCTCCCTCGCCGGCTGCTCCCCCTCCACCGACCCCGACGCCGCGCCCGAGCCGCGCGGCATCACCGTCTTCGCCGCCGCCTCCCTCACCGGCGTCTTCACCGAGCTCGCCGACGAGTTCGAGGCCGCGAACCCCGGCACCACGGTCGAGCTCTCGTTCGCCGGCTCCTCCGATCTCGCCACGCAGATCGAGAACGGCGCACCGGCCGATGTCTTCGCCTCGGCCGACACCGCGACGATGCGGACGGTGCAGGAGGCGGGGCTCACCGCCGCCGATCCCGTGCCGTTCGCGACGAACGTGCTCGAGATCGCCGTGCCGCCGGGGAATCCCGCGGGGGTCCGCTCCCTCGCCGACCTCGCCCGCGAGGGCGTGGCGACGGTCGTCTGCGCACCGCAGGTGCCGTGCGGAGCCGCGGCCGACGCCGTCGAGCGCGCGGCGGGCCTCACGATCGAGCCCGTCAGCGAGGAGTCGTCGGTCACCGACGTGCTCGGCAAGGTCCGCTCGGGCGAGGCCGACGCCGGCCTCGTCTACGTCACCGACATCCGGGCCGCGGGCGACGACGTGCTCGGCGTGCCGTTCGCCGAGGCCGAGCAGGCGGTGAACACCTACCCGATCGCCCCGCTCGCCGACTCCGAGGCGGCCGCCGCGTTCACCGCGTTCGTCACCGGGGACGCCGGCCGCGCGGTCCTCGCCGCGGCCGGCTTCGGCGCTCCCTGA
- a CDS encoding sulfate/molybdate ABC transporter ATP-binding protein, with translation MTLRFEARLASRGFDVALEVADGETVAVLGPNGAGKSTLIELLAGLVRPDAGSARLGDSVLFGPGAWTPPHRRGVALLAQDPLLFPHLSVRENAAFGPRSAGVGRAEARARAERRLADVDALTLADRRPGTLSGGQAQRVALARALATDPRLLLLDEPMAALDVRVAPVLRRMLRTVLADRTTILVTHDVLDAWTLADRVVVLHEGRVVEEGPTADVLERPRTAFTAELSGLRLVRGVRTAAGLRLEDGREIAGVSDASAGSAVAAAVRPSAVTLGESGLREEIVDLEPRGDAVRVHGRVLAADVTPAEAARRELAPGVEVGFVLEPVELYAV, from the coding sequence GTGACCCTGCGGTTCGAGGCGCGCCTCGCCTCCCGCGGCTTCGACGTGGCGCTCGAGGTCGCCGACGGCGAGACCGTGGCGGTGCTCGGGCCCAACGGCGCCGGCAAGTCGACTCTGATCGAGCTGCTCGCGGGCCTCGTCCGGCCCGATGCGGGCAGCGCTCGCCTGGGCGACTCCGTCCTCTTCGGGCCCGGCGCGTGGACTCCCCCGCACCGTCGCGGCGTCGCCCTGCTCGCGCAGGACCCGCTGCTGTTCCCGCACCTGAGCGTCCGCGAGAATGCCGCGTTCGGTCCGCGCAGCGCGGGGGTGGGCCGGGCGGAGGCGCGCGCGCGCGCCGAGCGCCGCCTCGCCGATGTGGACGCCCTGACCCTCGCCGATCGCCGGCCGGGGACCCTCTCGGGCGGGCAGGCCCAGCGCGTGGCACTCGCGCGTGCCCTCGCGACGGATCCGCGACTCCTGCTGCTCGACGAGCCGATGGCGGCGCTCGACGTGCGGGTCGCGCCGGTGCTGCGGCGGATGCTGCGGACCGTGCTCGCCGACCGCACCACGATCCTCGTCACCCACGACGTGCTCGACGCGTGGACTCTCGCCGACCGCGTCGTCGTGCTGCACGAGGGCCGCGTGGTTGAGGAGGGGCCGACCGCCGACGTGCTCGAGCGGCCGCGCACGGCGTTCACCGCCGAGCTGTCGGGGCTGCGCCTGGTGCGCGGGGTGCGGACGGCCGCGGGGCTGCGGTTGGAGGACGGGCGCGAGATCGCGGGGGTCTCGGATGCTTCGGCGGGGTCGGCCGTCGCCGCCGCGGTGCGCCCCTCCGCGGTGACGCTGGGTGAGAGCGGACTGCGGGAGGAGATCGTCGACCTGGAGCCGCGCGGGGATGCGGTGCGGGTGCACGGGCGGGTGCTCGCGGCCGACGTGACTCCGGCCGAGGCGGCGCGGCGCGAGCTGGCGCCGGGGGTCGAGGTCGGGTTCGTGCTGGAGCCGGTCGAGCTGTACGCGGTGTGA
- a CDS encoding TOBE domain-containing protein, producing the protein MPQIRIRDAAAALGVSDDTLRRWIDNGVLESGKDASGRLVVDGLAVAELARANAVLPEDPSPVARSARNRFVGIVTSIVMDTVMAQVELQCGPHRVVSLMSSEAVRELGLEPGSPATAVVKATTVIVETPLPRT; encoded by the coding sequence ATGCCGCAGATTCGGATCCGAGACGCCGCCGCCGCCCTCGGAGTGAGTGACGACACCCTGCGCCGCTGGATCGACAACGGGGTCCTCGAGAGCGGCAAGGACGCCTCCGGCCGCCTCGTCGTCGACGGTCTCGCGGTGGCCGAGCTGGCCCGGGCGAACGCCGTGCTGCCCGAGGATCCGTCGCCCGTCGCGCGCTCGGCCCGCAACCGGTTCGTCGGCATCGTGACGAGCATCGTGATGGACACCGTGATGGCGCAGGTCGAGCTGCAGTGCGGACCGCACCGGGTGGTCTCGCTGATGAGCAGTGAGGCGGTGCGCGAGCTCGGCCTCGAGCCCGGCTCCCCCGCCACCGCGGTGGTGAAGGCGACCACCGTGATCGTCGAGACGCCGCTGCCGCGCACCTGA
- a CDS encoding ABC transporter permease produces MRTGSAPPRWVAALAAVGALLVLLPLVAILARVDWPRFVPLITSDSSVAALLLSLRTSAAATLLCVLLGTPMALVLARTAFPGQRILRALVLLPLVLPPVVGGLALLYTFGRLGLLGGALDAVGVRIAFSTTAVVLAQTFVALPFLVLSLEGALRTAGARYEAVAATLGASPGTVLRRVTLPLILPGLASGAILSFARALGEFGATLTFAGSLEGVTRTLPLEIYLQRESDPDAAVALALVLVIVAVLVIGLAYGRRGVRS; encoded by the coding sequence ATGCGCACCGGATCCGCGCCGCCGCGCTGGGTCGCGGCCCTCGCCGCGGTCGGCGCGCTGCTGGTCCTGCTGCCGCTCGTCGCGATCCTCGCGCGGGTCGACTGGCCGCGCTTCGTGCCGCTGATCACCTCCGACTCCTCGGTCGCGGCACTCCTGCTGAGCCTGCGCACATCGGCCGCGGCGACCCTCCTGTGCGTGCTGCTCGGGACGCCGATGGCGCTGGTGCTCGCGCGCACCGCGTTCCCGGGGCAGCGGATCCTGCGCGCGCTGGTGCTGCTGCCGCTGGTGCTGCCGCCGGTCGTCGGCGGACTCGCGCTGCTCTACACCTTCGGTCGGCTCGGCCTGCTGGGCGGTGCGCTCGACGCGGTGGGGGTGCGGATCGCGTTCTCGACGACCGCGGTGGTGCTCGCGCAGACGTTCGTGGCGCTGCCGTTCCTGGTGCTGAGCCTGGAGGGCGCGCTGCGCACGGCGGGGGCGCGCTACGAGGCGGTCGCCGCGACCCTCGGCGCGTCGCCGGGCACCGTGCTGCGCCGGGTCACCCTGCCGCTGATCCTGCCGGGGCTGGCGAGCGGAGCGATCCTGTCGTTCGCCCGAGCGCTCGGCGAGTTCGGCGCGACGCTGACCTTCGCGGGCAGCCTCGAGGGAGTGACGCGCACCCTCCCGCTCGAGATCTACCTGCAGCGCGAGAGCGATCCCGATGCGGCCGTCGCGCTGGCCCTGGTGCTCGTGATCGTGGCGGTGCTGGTGATCGGGCTGGCGTACGGCCGGCGAGGGGTGCGCTCGTGA
- a CDS encoding zinc-dependent alcohol dehydrogenase, translating into MRAMTYRGPYKIRVEEKDRPRIEHPNDAIVRVMLAAICGSDLHLYHGLMPDTRIGHTFGHEFIGVVDEVGSSVRNLKVGDRVMVPFNIYCGTCFFCARGLYSNCHNVNPNATAIGGIYGYSHSTGGYDGGQAEYVRVPFADVGPSVIPEWLPDEDALLLTDAFSTGYFGAQLGDIVEGDTVVVLGAGPVGLAAARSSWLMGAGRVIVVDQLEYRLAKARDFALAETVNYLEHDDVVVHLKKTTGGLGADVVIDAVGAEADGNLIQHVTSAKLKLQGGSPVALNWAIDGVRKGGTISVMGAYGPLFSAVKFGDAMNKGLTLRMNQAPVKRQWPRLLEHIRAGYLKPSDMITHRIPLEHIAEGYHLFSSKLDGCIKTVVVP; encoded by the coding sequence ATGCGCGCCATGACCTACCGGGGTCCGTACAAGATCCGTGTCGAGGAGAAGGACCGGCCCCGCATCGAGCACCCGAACGACGCGATCGTGCGGGTGATGCTCGCCGCGATCTGCGGCTCCGATCTGCACCTGTACCACGGGCTCATGCCCGACACGAGGATCGGCCACACCTTCGGCCACGAGTTCATCGGAGTGGTCGACGAGGTCGGCTCGTCGGTGCGGAACCTGAAGGTCGGCGACCGCGTGATGGTGCCGTTCAACATCTACTGCGGCACGTGCTTCTTCTGCGCGCGCGGCCTCTACTCCAACTGCCACAACGTGAATCCGAACGCCACGGCCATCGGCGGCATCTACGGCTACTCGCACTCCACCGGCGGCTACGACGGCGGGCAGGCCGAGTACGTGCGCGTGCCGTTCGCCGATGTGGGGCCGAGCGTGATCCCGGAGTGGCTGCCCGACGAGGACGCGCTGCTGCTGACCGACGCGTTCTCGACCGGGTACTTCGGCGCGCAGCTCGGCGACATCGTCGAGGGCGACACGGTCGTGGTGCTCGGGGCCGGGCCCGTCGGCCTCGCCGCCGCCCGCTCCTCCTGGCTGATGGGAGCGGGTCGCGTGATCGTCGTCGACCAGCTCGAGTACCGGTTGGCGAAGGCGCGCGACTTCGCGCTCGCCGAGACGGTGAACTACCTCGAGCACGACGACGTCGTCGTGCACCTGAAGAAGACGACGGGCGGCCTCGGTGCCGACGTCGTCATCGACGCGGTCGGGGCGGAGGCGGACGGGAATCTCATCCAGCACGTCACCTCGGCGAAGCTCAAGCTCCAGGGCGGCTCGCCGGTCGCGCTCAACTGGGCGATCGACGGCGTGCGCAAGGGCGGCACGATCTCGGTGATGGGCGCCTACGGTCCGCTCTTCAGCGCCGTGAAGTTCGGCGACGCGATGAACAAGGGCCTCACGCTCCGGATGAACCAGGCGCCGGTCAAGCGCCAGTGGCCGCGCCTGCTCGAGCACATCCGCGCGGGGTACCTGAAGCCCAGCGACATGATCACGCACCGCATCCCACTCGAGCACATCGCCGAGGGGTACCACCTGTTCTCGTCCAAGCTCGACGGCTGCATCAAGACCGTCGTGGTGCCGTAG